GTGAGTAGTTGAAAAGGCATACCTAATGAAATGGCCGCTGAGTGTATATATCATAAGTAACATTTTACATGAGCAGGGATATCAAACATGTGGCCCAAGGTCAGAACTACCCACCAGATTGCCCAGTTTGCAAAGCCATCCAAAGGATCAAAGTGTTTTCATACAGATTATAATGTTGTAGCGTTATTGGTCTGATCAATAAAGCTCTTGAGAGGAAATTGGGCTCTATGTGGCCCATGAGCTAATCCACcatatgtttgacacccctgatctAGAGTAAAAATCATGAGATGTTTAAtcagagaggaaagaaagaaggaacaaTGCCAGTTACAGTTACTTAAATAAGATAGTTTGATTCATTTggtgtttcttattttttttctggataaATTATGTCTCCAGAGAAGACAGATCTTCAGAAAACAGCTTTGGCATGCTTGCAAATGCTACAACACTGAGATAATACAACAGATTGTTAAATTTACTTCCATAAATCTGTGCCTAATCTGGTCAGTCATTTTCAGATACAGAAGCTCTTGTGATCGACTCAGTGGACTGAAGTCTTTATAATATCCTACTGTAATACTTTAAATACTCAATTATATTTACAGGGTAGAGTCTCTTATAAATATTAGAATGACAGCCCCCCCCTGAGCTGACACAGGCGAGACATAAACTTTTGTTAGAAACTTTATTGTTTGTAATCAGTGCAGTAAACATGTATTTGTCAGGGCAGAATCATAATATTCTGATTAGGGTGAATTACATATCTGTTGtgccaaaagaacaaaaacaaacaaataaacccaCCACAGGTTTGCAAACTGGTTAATGACCTGTtatttatggtttttttttaataaaattcatAACTAATAAGATTATTTAACACGCTATTTAACTTAAATGAGCCTTCAGCCTCCTCTCAGACGTTCACTCATGTAGATGGTGCTCTGGTTTCCAACGCTGTAGTCCGCCAGTTTGTTGCCATCCCGCATCTCCTTACTTTCGTGAATGAGCCTCTGCTGGCTCGCAGGCAAACCCTCTCTGCTCTCGACTCTTCTCTTGAAGATGCTCACAGTCTCGTCGGGCTGGATGTCGTAGGTGCTCGTCTGTCCCTTTACATTTTTGAGGATCACCTGGATGGGAGCAGGCTCGATAACCAGCAGAGACACCTGGGAGCCCTGCTGTAGGCCGTAGTGGCTGATGGGTTTGGAGTCGTCGCTGAGTGGGGTCCTGTGACCATTGCTAAAAATTAGCCTCTGCCTCTGAGGGTCGACTTCCAGCATGctctggatttttcttttcagagagccaactgTGTCCTGTGGGTTCACCCTCACGGTGTGAGACCCACTCAGCATAGTGATGGTTATTTCCATGTTGAATGTAGTCTGGAAGATAATTCAAAACAGTTCTTAAAAATAAACCCACTcaggtgaaaacaaaaatggcttttcagttatttatcACAGGCTCGGTCTGCTTCCTACCTTGCAATGACTTTTTCAGGCAAAACAAACTGTCCGGAAACTTCAGGTGTTCAGATGTCGAAAGTTAAACAATGATGATCAAACAACAGCTGAGCAGAAAGCCTTAGCTCATCACTTCATACACTCCGCCTCAGCTGATCAATGCCCTCCCACTCGCTTAAGATTCTTTTTCCATCTCTGCCATAACAATTTTCGGTTTCTATTCTCCAGTCATGACTCTGCTGTAATGCTGTGCTGCCTGAGGTGTTTTGATCAGAGACTTTcctccttaaaaaaataacagacttAATAGGTCATTTGCATAAAGGTCATTCCATATAAACTCAACCAGTGGGTCCGCAGGTGACCATCTCAGatttgagtgaaaattattatGAAAGTACCTCTATGTGTATATTGAACACATGCAAAATTATAGGCCTCAGCTCCAAAGGGTTTCTGAGATATGGCCTCCAAACTTTGGGTGCCGTGCCCTATATTTGACCTCGTGAATCATGATTTTCAATTTTCTAATATTTCAACAGGCAATATCTCCCACACGAATAATATGCTTAGCCTGAAAATTGATGTCCTGGGTAATTTTGGCCCATACTTTCAGAATGGGGCATCATAAATGTTgtatcttctctctttctcaagtTATTAGCCCCTTAAAAACCAATATTTTTACAGGCGAAAATACAAAATTCATATTTCAAAGTCCTCCCATGATGCCAGGATCTCTCTCAGAGACCACTTAATGCCATATTCCTATTATTtcaggacaggtgtgtgtgtttggggaagATTAGGTCtgtagaaagcataaaattagAATTAAGGGACTATTTTTGCCTGTCCAGTTGGGCACCTGGGCAACTGCCCAAGGTAATGCCACTTGGTTGACATAAATTTACATATCTTAACTGCATTTCCTCAAATGTTCTACTTGTTTTCTCATCtccttctttgttttataatcatttGAAATATAGGCAATTTTTACCAAACGCGCCCCCTATTATCTCTCTTTTCCAGCATAATTTAAAGATTCTCACCCATACATCATTTCCAGACATTGCTATAGAAACAGGACTGCATCGCTCACATTTTATAAATGCTGAATCATCTTCTAGCTAGGCATTGTGTGATGGCATCAGCTGTTATTGGTATTGCAGTAGAGCTATTGCATCATACAGAAATGAAATAGGCCTACTGTGATTGCATCAGCTGTTATTGGTATTGAATCATCATTCACTGGTAGAAACAAAAGGTTCTCATTTAGCAAAATTGATGCAGATTCAACATGGCCTCCAACAGGCATGACAGGTGCAAAATAGGGCTCTCCTTAGATGAAGattgtgattaaaaaacaaacaaaaaaacatactgtatgtattgCAATAAAGCAGTTGCAAGTAGGAGACAGACAACTACTGAATTGGCGGTGTGGCTTCTCCttggatgaagatgatgaagtaTGTTTTCATCACGAAACCaagatttcttttatttatttattttttgtcagaaACACCGTTTTCTAAGAGGATAATTCAACCTTATATGAAATGTGATGCAATTCTGTTTCTTTAGCAATGTCTTTAGCAACGAGTATCCGttcattttaaagatttcttCATCATTAGCGTAATCTATGATACCTACCAGTATGTCCAATGATACACAGCACAGGAAACTCTTAATACTTAACACTTTAAATACTCGACTGTCTTTGCAGTAaccaaaaagcagaagaaagtaTATTATTTTACAGTGTAACATCGAATTAAAAGCATTGATTTATAAGATTGTGTGTCTCTTATAAACGTTAGCATGGTGGTTTTAAAACCAATGATGAAATGATGCTTTTCCGTTTACCTTTTATAGTTATGatctgtacccccccccccccccccccccccccccacacacaccctgAGCTGACACAGGAAATGAGACGAGGCAAACTTTCGTTAGAAACTTTATTCTCAGTAATCAGTGCACATTTAATACGTATTTGGCAGAAAAACTTATAAGATGTTGGTTTGTCTGAATTACATATCTGTTGTGCCAAGAGAAAACAAACTTTAACATAGGTTTGCAAAATTGTTAATGAACACACGCTGCACAGTCCAttggaatgtttttgttttccaaataaaaaagtactaataaataaaaaatatatatctaaaAATGGTCCAGATGATTAATAGTAAATAACGTCCATGGGTTTTCTGGTAGATGAACTGTAaaagtgtcctcagcctcctctcaGACGTAAAGTCATGTCGATGGTGCTCTGGTTTCTAACGTTGTAGTCCACCAGTTTGTTGCCATCCTGCATCTCTTTACCTTCGTGAATGAGCCTCTGCTGGCTCGCAGGcaccctctctctgctctcgACTCTTCTCTTGAAGTTGCTCACAGTCTCGTCGGGCTGGATGTCGTAGGTGCTCGTCTGTCCCTTTTCATTTTTGAGGAACACCTGGATGGGAACAGGCTCGGTGACCAGCAGAGACACCTGGGAGCCCTGCTGTAGGCCGTAGTGGCTGATGGGTTT
This sequence is a window from Archocentrus centrarchus isolate MPI-CPG fArcCen1 chromosome 9, fArcCen1, whole genome shotgun sequence. Protein-coding genes within it:
- the LOC115785623 gene encoding polyubiquitin-like, which gives rise to MEITITMLSGSHTVRVNPQDTVGSLKRKIQSMLEVDPQRQRLIFSNGHRTPLSDDSKPISHYGLQQGSQVSLLVIEPAPIQVILKNVKGQTSTYDIQPDETVSIFKRRVESREGLPASQQRLIHESKEMRDGNKLADYSVGNQSTIYMSERLRGG
- the LOC115785622 gene encoding polyubiquitin-like — its product is MEIFITMLSGSSHTVRVNPQDTVGSLKRKIQSMLKVDPQRQRLVFSNGHKTPLNDDSKPISHYGLQQGSQVSLLVTEPVPIQVFLKNEKGQTSTYDIQPDETVSNFKRRVESRERVPASQQRLIHEGKEMQDGNKLVDYNVRNQSTIDMTLRLRGG